In the genome of Mytilus edulis chromosome 3, xbMytEdul2.2, whole genome shotgun sequence, one region contains:
- the LOC139517262 gene encoding uncharacterized protein isoform X2 — protein MGICSSKKNPLTILLLGLDDAGKTTLSYKIQNRNSLTMPTIGFNIHTIHPLKGVHFNLFDIGGGEKVKVTWKQYYRDAAGILFVVDSIDKGRLQEAKDALHQYIVNCETAANIPIGILANKQDVQSICPK, from the exons ATGGGAATTTGTTCATCAAAAAAGAACCCATTGACGATTCTTCTGCTTGGTTTAGATGATGCAG GGAAAACGACATTGTCGTACAAGATTCAAAATAGAAATAGTTTGACGATGCCAACTATAGGGTTTAACATTCACACAATACATCCATTGAAAGGAGTTCACTTTAATTTGTTCGATATTGGTGGCGGCGAAAAAGTAAAAGTAACATGGAAGCAGTATTACAGAGATGCAGCGG GTATTTTATTTGTCGTTGACAGCATTGATAAAGGGAGACTACAGGAGGCAAAGGACGCCCTACATCAGTATATAGTGAACTGTGAGACAGCGGCAAACATTCCAATAGGAATTCTAGCAAATAAACAGGATGTTCAAAGTAT ATGCCCTAAATAA
- the LOC139517262 gene encoding uncharacterized protein isoform X1, whose translation MGICSSKKNPLTILLLGLDDAGKTTLSYKIQNRNSLTMPTIGFNIHTIHPLKGVHFNLFDIGGGEKVKVTWKQYYRDAAGILFVVDSIDKGRLQEAKDALHQYIVNCETAANIPIGILANKQDVQNALNKSDISCELGLHQLTNRKWFVNGVSAKTGDGLLESMKLMSDTIKKKKSSR comes from the exons ATGGGAATTTGTTCATCAAAAAAGAACCCATTGACGATTCTTCTGCTTGGTTTAGATGATGCAG GGAAAACGACATTGTCGTACAAGATTCAAAATAGAAATAGTTTGACGATGCCAACTATAGGGTTTAACATTCACACAATACATCCATTGAAAGGAGTTCACTTTAATTTGTTCGATATTGGTGGCGGCGAAAAAGTAAAAGTAACATGGAAGCAGTATTACAGAGATGCAGCGG GTATTTTATTTGTCGTTGACAGCATTGATAAAGGGAGACTACAGGAGGCAAAGGACGCCCTACATCAGTATATAGTGAACTGTGAGACAGCGGCAAACATTCCAATAGGAATTCTAGCAAATAAACAGGATGTTCAAA ATGCCCTAAATAAATCTGACATATCATGTGAACTGGGTTTACATCAGCTCACAAACAGAAAATGGTTCGTAAATGGCGTTAGTGCAAAAACAGGAGATGGATTACTTGAAAGCATGAAATTGATGTCAGatacaataaaaaagaaaaaatcgtCAAGATAG
- the LOC139517261 gene encoding uncharacterized protein: MGGKSSKVDELFSHFSELDKTHLIVIGLHNAGKTTIMRGMGLQSRLKNISQLGMPILTAKVGKTVHITAWDVGGPRELRCMWEHYFSVSKGIVFVVDSTNKDTLAEASMELNIILSKKILTGVPLMVMANKQDLPETIPISDISTSLHLYDLDRMWDIIGTCGTTGDGVYDAMKGISEMMKIRQRETKK, from the exons ATGGGTGGAAAGTCCTCGAAAGTTGATGAATTATTCTCACACTTTTCAGAGTTGGATAAAACTCATTTAATAGTGATTGGATTACACAATGCGG GTAAAACAACCATTATGCGAGGTATGGGTTTGCAATCCAGATTGAAGAATATTTCCCAGCTAGGAATGCCAATTCTTACAGCAAAGGTTGGTAAAACTGTTCACATCACAGCATGGGACGTTGGTGGACCTAGAGAGTTACGGTGTATGTGGGAACATTATTTCAGTGTATCTAAAG GTATAGTGTTTGTAGTTGATAGTACCAACAAGGACACATTAGCAGAAGCCTCTATGGAACTAAATATCATTCTAAGTAAAAAGATATTAACAGGTGTTCCTTTAATGGTAATGGCAAACAAGCAAGATCTTCCcg aaacGATACCTATTTCTGATATTTCAACAAGTCTGCATCTGTACGACTTGGACAGAATGTGGGACATTATAGGAACCTGTGGAACAACTGGAGATGGCGTTTATGACGCCATGAAAGGAATTAGTGAAATGATGAAAATACGTCAAAGAGAAACTAAAAAATAG
- the LOC139517263 gene encoding uncharacterized protein codes for MGMCLSKWSKFWQQLTSGPIPLTIVLLGLTSTGKTTLLYKLQNNTSETLPTIGFNIETVNTFRGIYLTILDVGCGDKIRHEWKRYFVDASGILFVVDSSDIKRLHSAKVALHRYIVNCKEARGIPLGVIANKQDLPNTLTPKDLASGLELCLIEDRQWFIHGMCAKTGSGIIESITLLIEAIKRTNMIRT; via the exons ATGGGAATGTGCTTATCAAAATGGAGCAAATTTTGGCAACAATTAACAAGTGGTCCGATACCATTGACGATTGTTCTGCTAGGTCTAACCTCAACAg GGAAAACTACGTTATTATATAAGCTTCAAAATAATACTTCTGAGACATTACCTACTATTGGGTTTAACATAGAGACAGTTAATACATTCAGAGGCATATATTTAACAATCTTAGATGTTGGTTGTGGGGATAAAATCAGACACGAGTGGAAGCGTTATTTCGTAGATGCATCAG gtattttatttgttgttgatAGCAGCGATATAAAAAGATTGCATTCAGCTAAAGTAGCCCTCCATCGTTACATAGTGAACTGTAAGGAAGCACGAGGTATTCCTCTTGGGGTTATAGCTAATAAGCAGGACCTACCTA aTACTTTAACTCCTAAAGATCTGGCATCAGGCCTTGAATTATGTCTGATAGAGGACAGACAATGGTTCATACATGGTATGTGTGCCAAGACAGGCAGTGGAATAATAGAGAGCATCACTTTACTGATAGAAGCAATTAAAAGGACAAATATGATACGAACGTGA
- the LOC139517264 gene encoding uncharacterized protein, producing MGLWLSKLYDVFSEFSGSTPARILMLGLDAAGKTTILYKIKLNESVHTIPTIGFNVETVSPVKGVSFTVWDVGGQEKIRRLWQHYYQNTEGLMYIVDSNDKERLSEAKDELDGILNSDEMRGVPVVVLANKQDLPRSMSPSEVADGLGLPKMTGRKWYIHGACATTGEGIFESMKEMANLVKNNKKN from the exons ATGGGTTTGTGGTTATCTAAATTGTACGATGTATTTTCTGAATTTTCTGGATCTACACCAGCAAGAATTCTGATGTTAGGATTGGACGCAGCAg GAAAGACAACAATTTTGTACAAGATAAAATTAAACGAGAGTGTTCATACAATTCCTACCATTGGATTCAATGTTGAGACCGTCAGTCCAGTGAAGGGTGTCAGCTTTACCGTGTGGGATGTTGGTGGCCAGGAAAAAATCAGACGACTGTGGCAGCATTATTATCAGAATACAGAAG GTCTGATGTATATAGTTGACAGTAACGATAAAGAGAGACTTTCGGAAGCTAAAGATGAACTTGATGGGATTCTCAACAGTGATGAAATGAGAGGTGTTCCAGTTGTAGTGTTGGCCAATAAACAAGATTTACCTC gatCTATGAGTCCATCAGAAGTGGCAGATGGTCTTGGTTTACCGAAAATGACTGGCAGAAAATGGTACATTCATGGAGCGTGCGCAACAACAGGTGAAGGAATCTTTGAGAGCATGAAGGAAATGGCAAACTTagtgaaaaataacaaaaagaattgA